The sequence CTTTGAAGAAATCTCCAAAGCGCAGGAATACCCGTTGTAAAATATAATACACCAATTCGTTCAATTCATTAATGGAAGCTTTGCGGATCACTTCTGCAAAGCTATGCATATAGTGAGTTCTGATTTCTTGCTCCAACCGATTGAGTTCAGCTAGCCGTTCCGCTTTACGAGTCCGGTTTGATTCTGTCCGCTCAATCAATGTAGCCAGACGGTGAATGGTCTTTTCCACCTCTTCTTCTAGCGCTTGGATAGCCAGACCTTTCAGATCATCTTTTAAGAAATGTTCAAAATGGCTCTCAAACACTTGCATGAAAGGATCTTCATTGCCAGCAAGTTTTGCGTCCAATGCCTGAAGACTTGAGATTCCGTGAACTCGTGGATGACGGATTCCGAATGCAGTTAGCTCCTGTTCAACAAAAGATTTTACCGCTTCCGCTTCCTCTTCGTTTGAAGCGAGATCAATTGCATTCACGATGAAGAACATCTTATCTAATTCAAAAGCATCTTTCACCCGCCCAAGCTGGATAAGGAATTCTCTGTCTGCCCTAGCAAAAGCGTGATTATAATAAGTAATGAACAAGATTGCGTCCGCATTACGGATATATTCAAAAGCTACGTCCGTATGACGTGCATTGATTGAGTCGGCGCCCGGAGTGTCTACTAATGTAATCCCTTGACGAGTTAATGCACAATCAATGAACAAATCAATTGAATCGACGAAACAGCTACGGTCTTCTTCTGCAACAAAACGAGTGAATTCAACTTGATTTACATTCATCGACTGTCCAAGACTTCCGTGATAGATAGGATATCCTTTTTGGAAAGCACGTATAAACGTCTTATGGATATGCAAGCTTTCGTCATCGAGTTCTTTTGTAAGCACTTCATCCGAACGGTCAAATGCTTCTTTTAACGATGTAAGTGGTATGCCTAAAGCTTCAAACGAAAACGCTACATCCTCAAGCATCTGCTGTTCTGATTTTAAATGAACATCTGCTGTGCGATCTTCTTTACCGTCCATGACGGGGCGAATCCGGTTGATAGCTGCAGTCGTTGGATTCGGAGACACCGGCAATACGCGGTCACCGATAAGTGCATTTGAAAACGAAGATTTCCCAGCACTGAAAGCTCCGAATAACGCAACGGTGAATTCCTGCTCGGCCAGCCGTTCTGATTTATTTTTAAGATAGTGCGCTGTTTCAAGGAATCCTGGAATGTCCATAACAGCATCAGCAATTCGTTGCGCTTGTTCAATTACAATTCCGGCATCCGTATAAGAAGATGTCATGTATGCAATCTGGTCTTCTGTTTGTTGATTGGCTACACTTTGACTCACTTCGTTTGTCTCAAGTGAATTTAAGTCGACTATTTCAATTTCTGGTTTTTTTGTCCATTTATCCAATAACAACTCACTTTTTTTAAGAAGGTCAACAGATGGGTTCGAGCAGCTATTTATGTATGTGGTCAATTGCATATTGATTTTTTCGACATGCGCAATAGCATTTAGTTTCGTTTCAAGTGTCTGTACAGTGTGTAGCAAATGTTCAATATGCTCGTTTCCTGCATCTGCAGCAATCTCAGACATTTTCATTTTCCATGCATCTGTTCGTTTTTTAAGAATCTGTTGGATCCCCGTTTTCATCTGCTCAGCCATGTTGAGTACAGTGTCACCCGTCATAACATCAGATACTGGGAGATGCTGGTCAATTTCATCGAACGGGATACTCATATCCATTTCATCGATTTCAATGGAGCGTTCATCTGTCATTAAACCCGCTCGTTTCAATGTGTTCTTCATCAACGCTTTCAAATGAACTTCTATTTGCGTATGAACCAGATCCGAAAGGTTGCGGTCAAATTCGGATCTTCTTCTATCCCGTTCCTCTGCTGTTTTCTTCGCACCGAACAACAACCCTACTTTGAACCGAGGTGATTTAGATTCGATATACGCTTTCATCAATTCGCGTGTTTCGAATGGGCTGATGGAGGCATTTCTGAGTAGTTCATTGCGCTCACTTTCAAAAGAAGCATAAAACTCGTTACTGCCTAAGAGAGATGCGCGCGTTTTCAACTCCTTGACGTCAGCAGCGATTTCTTTGTAGAGGTGCCACTCATCTTCCGCAACAATTTCTGCATAGACAGATTTTCGTTCTTCAAGTTCGTCTTGCAGGAATGCAAGATGTTCTTCTTGTAACTTGAGCAGTGATTGGTCTGCATTGTCTAGAAAATGCGCTTCCCAATTGGAGATGGAGCCATCAACTATGGACTTCACTTTTTTGAAATCATTATGTGGGTGCTCCTGGTCACGAAGAGATGTATAAAAAATAGCCTTCGGTTCAACGCCCCATAATCGGAAAGAATCTTCAACAGACTTTTTAAAATCAGAAAAACTTAATTCACTGTCACGGTGTTTATCAATCTGGTTGATAATCAAATAGACATTCGGATTATACCGAAGTAATTCTTTCGTGAATTTGAAGTTTAGTTCAGATTGGACATGATTGTAATCCATCGTGTAAAACACAAGATCCGCAAGATGAAGCGCTGATTCTGTAGACATCCTATGTGCATCATCAGTAGAATCTACACCTGGCGTGTCCATCACAGTGATTGCTTCAGGCAAAGCAGAATTTGGATGACCAATTTCAATTAATGCAATTTCTGCTCCATCTTTACTAAATGCCTTAATAGCATCGGGGAAACCATGCCCATCCAATTTCACTGTTGCGCCATCTGTTTTGTGGATAATGACATATTCTTGTTCAGTCTTTTTCACTTTAACAATATTTGCACTCGTAGGAATGGGGCTGGAAGGTAAAAGATCCTCTCCAGTCAATGCGTTAATCATGGAGGATTTGCCGGCCGAAAAGTGGCCCGCAAAACCGATAACGAATTCTTCGTCAATCAATTTCTCCGCTAGTGAAGCAGCTTTTTTAAATCGTTCCTCGTCATGGCTCTCTATGAAAAGCTCGCCATGAATCGATGTTCTTTTCAGTATGTCAGTAGTATGCATTGGTTTTCGACCCTTCTTTCAATTCTCTTTCTATCATAACATCTTTACACATTCTAACTACCTATAAAAGTCATCCTACTTTCATCTATACTAACGACCTTTATCATGGTATTATTAGACTATATACTTTTTTTATGGGAGGTGTCCAAATGAGTGCTGCTGTCAATATACAAAAAGTGTTAAATGGTACCATCACTTCATTGACGAATATTGTTCCTTTAAACTTCAATGTATTGGCCCCCGTCCTAACTAGCGAGCCA is a genomic window of Sporosarcina oncorhynchi containing:
- a CDS encoding dynamin family protein, whose protein sequence is MHTTDILKRTSIHGELFIESHDEERFKKAASLAEKLIDEEFVIGFAGHFSAGKSSMINALTGEDLLPSSPIPTSANIVKVKKTEQEYVIIHKTDGATVKLDGHGFPDAIKAFSKDGAEIALIEIGHPNSALPEAITVMDTPGVDSTDDAHRMSTESALHLADLVFYTMDYNHVQSELNFKFTKELLRYNPNVYLIINQIDKHRDSELSFSDFKKSVEDSFRLWGVEPKAIFYTSLRDQEHPHNDFKKVKSIVDGSISNWEAHFLDNADQSLLKLQEEHLAFLQDELEERKSVYAEIVAEDEWHLYKEIAADVKELKTRASLLGSNEFYASFESERNELLRNASISPFETRELMKAYIESKSPRFKVGLLFGAKKTAEERDRRRSEFDRNLSDLVHTQIEVHLKALMKNTLKRAGLMTDERSIEIDEMDMSIPFDEIDQHLPVSDVMTGDTVLNMAEQMKTGIQQILKKRTDAWKMKMSEIAADAGNEHIEHLLHTVQTLETKLNAIAHVEKINMQLTTYINSCSNPSVDLLKKSELLLDKWTKKPEIEIVDLNSLETNEVSQSVANQQTEDQIAYMTSSYTDAGIVIEQAQRIADAVMDIPGFLETAHYLKNKSERLAEQEFTVALFGAFSAGKSSFSNALIGDRVLPVSPNPTTAAINRIRPVMDGKEDRTADVHLKSEQQMLEDVAFSFEALGIPLTSLKEAFDRSDEVLTKELDDESLHIHKTFIRAFQKGYPIYHGSLGQSMNVNQVEFTRFVAEEDRSCFVDSIDLFIDCALTRQGITLVDTPGADSINARHTDVAFEYIRNADAILFITYYNHAFARADREFLIQLGRVKDAFELDKMFFIVNAIDLASNEEEAEAVKSFVEQELTAFGIRHPRVHGISSLQALDAKLAGNEDPFMQVFESHFEHFLKDDLKGLAIQALEEEVEKTIHRLATLIERTESNRTRKAERLAELNRLEQEIRTHYMHSFAEVIRKASINELNELVYYILQRVFLRFGDFFKEGYSPSTFANHSTEKALTMALNETVQMVGFDLTQELKVTNLRMLNFMNKQLKERQRTEMRRLTDIDQSISPSPYEPDDADMLSFKSPFEKPSVYSGVNRLFKNQKAFFEKGERLILREQLEERLKQDSSLYLGNEKERIEQWAEQWIEGESEGLRKHLLNQSVQQIESERALLSDSEQLEEWRTTYEKIRLKESD